Part of the Sulfuricella denitrificans skB26 genome is shown below.
GCTGTCATGGCGGATCCGGCAATATTGAATACGTTAAATAATGACATTATTGGCCCTGTATTGCTGCTTGCATGGTTTTGAACTTGCTGCCAAGACTATCCAGCAAGAACTGATAGTGAATGGCGTTGTCGGTGAATTGTGCACGTTCCACGTCCATATCCACGGTATTGCCGTCAATACTGGGTTGCACAGCGGCACGGTAAAGTGCCTGCACATTCTGAGTACCGGCAAATGTTTTCATATGGCCAGCGGATGTCACGTTCATAGCCAGATTCCCCACTTGCGCACCCTGTGCACGTTGTAGCTCAGTGGCGAAATTAATATCTCTCGCCTTGTAGTTGGGCGTGTCGGCATTGGCAATGTTGGATGCCAGCATCTGCTGCCGGTTGGCACGCAAATTTAGAGCGTCTCGCAAAAAACCGATCTCTTTATCGATGCCACTAATCACTTGATTCACACTCCGACTGGGTTCACTCAGCCAGAATAAAGCATAAGGCGTGCCAGAACCGCGGACATTCAGGCAGCACGGCAATTCAAGCAAGGATAAGACTAGGTTGTGAAGTTGCGGACCATCAGGTGGCGGCAAGAATTGCCGCCTTCGGCAAGATTGTCCGGCAAGGGGGAATTACTCGGCGGCAAACACCCGGTTACGGCCCGCCGCTTTTGCTTTGTAGAGCGCCTGATCGGCCCGTGAGATGATGGCATCGGCCGATTCATCCGGCTGGCGCAGCGCAATGCCAGCACTGAAGGTGATTAACACCTTCTCATTTTTGTGCAGAAAAAATTTCTTGGTCAACTCCCGCTGCAACCGCATCATGGTCTTCATTCCTTCCTCGACGCCAGTCTCCGGCAGAATGATGACGAACTCCTCACCGCCGAAACGCGCAATCACATCCGTCGGCCGCAAGGTTTCTTTGACCACGTGTACCAAATGAACCAGCGCATCGTCGCCGGCATCATGGCCGTAGGTGTCGTTGAGACGCTTGAAATAATCGATATCGAACAGTGCCACGCAAAGCGGTGTATGGGTTCTTTCGGAACGTGCAAACTCACGCTGGAAGGCATCTTCCATGCCACGACGGTTAAGTGTGCCGGTCAGAAAATCTTCATGCACCAGACTGGTGGTTTTATCCAGTTCGGCCTCCAACTCCCTGATCTTGTTCTCTGAAGCTTCCACCTGCTTGCGCGTTTCCTCCATCTCGTCGCGCGAACGTTGCATATCGACCTGCATCCCCTTGGTATCGCTCATCAAGTTCTCAAGGATCCGGTTCAATTGGTTGATATCATCGGTCTTGCTAATCTGCTCGGAATAACCCTCGATTCTCTTATTGTATTCGGACGTGCTGGATGACATTTCACCCAACCGTCCAATGAATGATGTCACCATATTTTTTAGCGTCGTCTTTGCATCGTTCAGACCCTGCTTAAGCGCTCCCTGCTTATAGATCAGCTCCTTGAAGCTACGCTCGACATCGTAAATAACGCGTGGATTCAGTGGCTGCGAAATTATCTCCTGCACCACGGCAATCTGGCCATGTAACCACTGATCATCCAGAGACAACTCGCTGATGTTGTCCACCAGCAGCTTCAAAAGTTTCAACAGCCCATCCATGATTACCGCATCGGATTCACCACGCAGTTCAAGCTTGATCCAGAACTGCTTGAGTGACCTGGACAGTTTTTCCAATGCATCGGGACTTTCTGCCACACGTACCGTAACCGCTAATTTGTTAGCCTCGCCAGCCAATTCGGGGAACTGAGTCAAGTGCGGAACAATACCGGTTTCCAAGGTTTGGGCCAGCATTTCCCGCAATAGTCTGAAATTATCCTTCGACAGCGCATCTGCGCTTACCGCCAAGGCCTTCACCCCTGCAACCGGGGTTGAAATTTGTGCGACCCTCCCTGGCTCAGCCTCTTCAGAATCCGATGCGCCCTCGTCCATCTGCATACCCGCTTGGCCCGCCGGGTTTTTCGCCCATGCATTGACCAGCGCCTGCAATTTTTTGTGCAGATTTCTGGAGTCCGAGGCGAAATTGATCAACACCCGCTCCACGCCTTCTTTCTTTCTGGCTATGGGAAGCCCGCTTTGCTTGAGATCCCATTGCTTCAGCAACTCCCTGATCAAATTCGCCCAGGACGCCTCCTCGCCACCCGACTGACCGACCAAGGCGGACATCCCGGATTCAAATTCTTTCCAATCGCGCTCTCCAATAGCCTTGTCAATCAGCGCCAAGGTCTTGCTCAATGCGGGATTTTTTTTGGCCAACCCTTGCAGTATTTTCTGTAGCGCCTGGTCCGCACCCTGATTCCCACCACCGGAAGGTTTGCCGGAGGTTTCATCGTAAATTTTCTGGTAGTTTTCGGGCGTCGGCAAAAGGCGCCGAACGGAAAGAAGCTTCAGGGTTTCGCGTGCGATATCGGTAGGATTGGTAAATGTCGGCATGTGATTAGGGTTATTGAGGTCACTTGAAGGCTCCAACTCGATGGAAACCTGATCAATGGATCATAGCACTCGCCACATCACGCTTCAATCCATACCTTTTTTTCTTATAGCCGCGGCGCTTAACGTCCCGATAAAGCAGGTGTTAGCCTCCACTGAAACCTCGTTTTCGGGTTACAATTACGATAACCCGCAACCATTCCGTACCTCTGATGGTCAATTTCCCAGCTCGATCTTTTTTTGGCAACAAGCACATCTTGGTGGCGCTCTGCTGCCTGCTTGCCACCTTTTCGCCAGCCTGTGCCAGCGCCGGCTGGCAGGATATTGGAATGATCCGCAAAACGGTAGATCACTTCGTGCGACAGAATACCGCCGAACTGCCTGGAGAGGTCACATCGACCGTGGGTGCGATTGACCCACGCCTGCAACTGCCCTCATGCGATACACCGGAAGCTTTCCTACCCTCCGGCAGCCGATTGTGGGGAAACTCCACCGTAGGGGTGCGTTGCCAGTCCGCCACCCCATGGACCATTTATGTGCCGGTCAGCGTCAGGATCATGGCGCAGACCGCCGTAGCCACCCGCCCTTTAAGCGCCGGCCAGACTGTCAGCCCAGCCGATGTCGCGATGCAAGGCAATGATCTTTCGCAACTGCCACCTGGCGTCATCACGGATCCCGAACTTGCCATCGGCAAAACCGTCATTTATAGCGCCTCAACGGGTCAACCCTTCCGGCATGATATGTTGCGAGCCCCCAAAGTCATCCAGCAGGGGCAAACAGTGAAGCTGATGGCGAAAGGAAACGGGTTCCAGGTCACGTCTGAAGGCAAGGCGCTCGCGAATGCCACCCTGGGTCAAGTAGTATCGGTGCGCACCCAGTCCGGAGAAGTCATCAGCGGCATCGCCAAACAGAATGGCGTGGTGGAAGTGAATTTTTAGTGACAACAAATTATGAGATGCTATGACTGCTAAAAATCTGGATGGCAAAGCGCTGTCCGAGCAAATTCTTCAACAAGTCAGGCAAGGAGTCGAAGCACGCCTTGTCGCTGGCAAACGCGCGCCGGCACTGGCCGTCATCCTGGTTGGAGCAGAACCTGCCTCAGCGATCTACGTACGCAATAAGCGACGCTCGTGCGAAACTGCTAATGTGCGCTCAGTCTCCCACGACCTGCCCGCGGCCACCACCCAGGAAACGTTGCTGGCGCTGATCGACCAGTTCAACGACGACCCCGGTATCGACGGCATTCTGGTTCAGTTGCCATTGCCGCAACACATCGACCCCGAAACCGTGATAGAACGCATCCATCCGGACAAGGACGTGGACGGCTTCCACCCCTACAACATCGGTCGACTGGCGCTACGCATCCCGGTGCTGCGCCCATGCACCCCGCATGGCGTGATGACCCTGCTCAAGACCACTGGGGAAAACCTTAAGGGAAAACATGCCGTGATCGTCGGCGCTTCCAACATCGTCGGACGGCCGATGGGACTGGAACTCCTGCTCGCCGGCTGCACTGTCACCACCACCCACCGCTTCACCCGTGACCTGCCCGCTTTCATTCGCCAGGCGGAAATTCTGGTGGTGGCAGTAGGCAAACCAAAATTCATTCAGGGTGAATGGATACGCGAAGGAGCAACGGTAATTGATGTCGGCATAAACCGCCTTCCGGACGGCAGCATCTGCGGCGATGTCGAATTCGAAGAGGCGCGCCAGCGTGCTGCCTGGATCACACCTGTACCTGGCGGAGTGGGACCGATGACGGTCGCAACGCTGCTGGAAAACACATTAACAGCAGCCCAAAGGCACGCGCCGTAACCTGCACTTAGCCTGCGGCGTGCCAGCGCCGTAACAAATCAAGATCGACACATCCCTGGTCAGTCGCTTCCCCTTTCATCATGCGAAATGGCTGACCTGGCTCGCCCAGATCGCTCAGTACCGCCACCACGCCAGAGAAATCGTGATCCAGCGTATAGTCGTTGATCGTCACAACGGTTTTCAAACCTGCGCCCACACTTGCCCTTACGCCGTTCTCCGAGTCTTCTAGCGCCAGGCAATCAGCCGCATCGAGCTTCATCTTGTCCAGCGCCCAGAAATAGATATCCGCCGCCGGTTTCTTCGCAGGAACGATATCACCTGCCGCAATCACCTCGAACCATTCAGCCGGATCGCCACCCAGGGTATTACCCAATAGGGCGGTCACATTCTCCGGGGTAGTAGTAGTCGCGATCGCCAACCTGATGCCGGCGTCCCTGGCCTCGTTAAGCAGCCGCTTGACACCGCTACGCAGGGGTATCCCACCCTGACTTAGTAACTCGACGTAATGACCGGTTTTGGCCTTGTGCAGGGCCACCACCAAATCGTCAAAATCTTTGGGCTTGCTGTAATCCGGCCGGAAACGCTCCACATAAAACCGGATACGTTCCTTGCCACCAGTCACTTCCAGCAACTTGCCGTACAGCGGCACATCCCATTCCCAATCCAACCCAAACTCCCGGAAAGCCGCATTGAATGCCAACCGGTGACCATCACGCTCGGTGTCCGCGAGGGTGCCGTCCACATCAAAAATCAAAGCCTTTAACACGCTTGCTCCTTTTGCCCAAACTTGCGATAAGTCAGAATTTCTGTTATTAAAGCGGTTTCGCTAAAAACGGTAGAGCTTACATGTCCGCAGAATTACGCAAACAATTCACCCCCTACGTTCCAAAAAAGAATGAAGAATACATGAACACTCGACAGCTTGCGCATTTTCGCAAAATTCTCGAGGACTGGAAAGGCGAACTGAGCCAAGATATCGACCGTACCGTGCATACCATGCAGGACGAAGCGACGATCTTTGCCGACCCCAATGACCGCGCCAGCCAGGAATCCGACATGGCACTGGAACTCAGAAACCGCGACCGCGAACGCAAACTCATCAAGAAAATCAACGAAACTATCGGCAAAATCGAAGCCGAAGATTACGGATACTGCGAAAGCTGCGGCGTCGAAATCGGCCTGAAGCGCCTGGAAGCACGTCCCACTGCCACGCTGTGCATCGACTGCAAAACGCTTGATGAACTAAGAGAAAAACAGGTCGCAAAATGAAAATTTGGCGACTTGCTTTCAGTGAAGGGTAATCTTTATCTTAGACCAAGGTTATACCGAAACAATAATGCAAGTTGCCAAATGAATTATTCACGACCTAACGTTCCTCATGCAAACTTCCGTTACCCAGCCTGACCCTGCCCAGAACGAATTCCAGCGTCAAATGAATGGGCTGTTGTACAGCTTGCTTAAATGGGCTCAATTGTCAGAATTCTGGACCAAAGTGGACAAGGGTGCCGGCTGGTATCTCTATGCCGTTGGCGAGACTGTGCCAATCGCTCCCGCTACGCCAGCACAGGTGGAAAAATTCATCGTTGAAATGGATGCACTACTTCGGCAAGACCACCGCGAAAGCTACTGCGGCATCGTCTACGCTGACTGTCTGGACAAACCCTCTTTCATCAAGATCTATGACCCCAATCATTTGGGAGTCTCCTGCGGCTCAAGTAAAAATGCAATCTTGCCAGGCTGGATCATGAGCTTGGCACCTCCCACCGAACTGCATCTGAAATACGCCCTGCCCGCCAACCGCCAGCGCTGGTGGCAAGGACTTTTTTCTCAGAAATAAATTCGCCCATAAAAAAAGCCCCCTTGGCTTTCGCCAAGGGGGCTTTTTCATCCCCAAAACCCAAGATGGGGTTTAGGCTTCGCTACCTTCGGGTTTCTTCGCCACTACTGGCGCTTCTATCAGCGCCTTCATGGAAAGGCGTAAACGACCCTTCTCATCAGCCTCCAGCACCTTGACCTTAACGACTTGCCCTTCACTCAAATGATCGGAGACCGCATTCACCCGTTCGTGAGCGATTTGGGAAATATGCAGCAGACCATCCTTGCCCGGCAACACACTGACAATCGCACCGAAATCCAGCATTTTAATTACTTTACCTTCATAGGTCCGACCAACCTCAACTTCGGCGGTCAGCTCTTCAATGCGTCTCTTGGCCAGATCGCCGGCTTCCGAGCTCAGGCAGGCAATATTCACCGTGCCGTCCTCAGTAATGTCGATGGTAGTGCCGGTTTCCTCGGTCAGTGCACGGATCACCGCGCCGCCCTTGCCAATCACGTCACGGATTTTCTCCGGGTTGATCTTGATGGTGATAATCCGTGGTGCATACGCAGACATTTCTTGGCGAGCATGCGGCACAGCTTCGTGCATGATGCCGAGGATATGCATGCGGCCTTCACGCGCCTGACTGAGCGCAACCTGCATGATTTCCTTGGTGATACCCAGAATCTTGATATCCATCTGCAATGCAGTGATGCCTCTATCCGTACCAGCAACCTTGAAGTCCATGTCGCCGAGGTGATCTTCATCGCCCAGGATGTCCGTCAACACTGCAAAACGGTTGCCATCCTTGATCAGGCCCATGGCAATACCTGCCACGTGCGCTTTCATCGGTGCACCCGCATCCATCAGCGCCAGACAGCCGCCGCAGACTGAAGCCATCGAACTGGAACCATTCGACTCGGTAATTTCCGAAACCACGCGCATAGTGTAGCCAAATTCTTCAGGACTGGGCAAAGCCGCCACCAGCGCACGCTTAGCCAGGCGACCGTGACCAATTTCACGACGTTTCGGGGTGCCCACACGACCGCACTCACCCGTTGCGTAGGGAGGGAAGTTGTAATGCAGCAGGAAGCGATCTTTGTACTCGCCCTGCAATGCATCGATGGTCTGCTCGTCACGCCCGGTACCCAACGTGGCAACCACCAGCGCCTGGGTTTCGCCACGGGTAAACAGCACCGAACCATGCACGCGCGGCAGAACGCCGGTACGAATAGTAATCGGACGAACGGTACGTGTATCACGGCCATCAATGCGAGGTTCACCCTCGAGAATCTGGCTGCGCACGATCTTGGCTTCAAGATTCTCGAAGATCCCCTTGATCTGGTTGACACGGGCGGTATCCATATCTTCGGTAAGCAGTTCGCCCAGTACACGACTGCGAATCGCGTCGATTTTCTGGTAGCGGTCCTGCTTCTGGCGGACCTTGTAAGCTTCGTTCAACTCGGCCTGAGCCAACTGAGCGATCTTTTCGATCAGAGTCTGGTCCTGCTCTGGTGCCTTCCAATCCCATGGCGCAGCCGCCACTTCATCGGCAAGCTCGTTGATCAGGTTGATCACTGCCTGCATTTCATCATGGCCAAACACCACCGCACCCAGCATCACGTCTTCAGGCAGTTCCATGGCTTCGGATTCGACCATCAGGACAGCCGACTCGGTACCCGCGACGACCAAATCAAGCTGCGAAGCTTTCAGCTCTGTCGCCGTCGGGTTCAGCACGTACTCGCCATTAACATAAGCAACACGCGCAGCGCCAATTGGGCCATTAAAGGGGATGCCGGAAATCGCCAGAGCGGCGGAAGCGCCGATCAAGGCAGGAATGTCGGAATCGATTTCGCTCTCGGAAGACATGACGGTAGCAACGATTTGCACGTCATTGTAGAAACCCTCAGGGAAAAGCGGGCGCAACGGGCGATCGATCAAACGGGAGGTCAGGATTTCCTTTTCGGAGGGGCGACCTTCACGCTTGAAGAAACCGCCAGGTATCCGGCCAGCAGCGTAAGTCCGTTCCTGGTAATCGACCGTCAGCGGGAAAAAATCCTGCCCGGGTTTGACGCTTTTGGCGCCAACCACTGTAACCAGTACTACCGTATCATCCAGGCTAACCATAATGGCACCAGACGCCTGGCGGGCGATTTCTCCGGTTTCCAACGTCAGTGTATGACGCCCGAACGCAATACTTTTCTTGATATGGCTCAAAACGTTATCCTCTACTTAATCGTAATCTTCTTTATCGAGTCGGCAGGACTGCAACGCAACCTACACAATCTCTGCTCTATCCATTGCCGAATCCATCCTTGCGGAATCCTCGATCCCGGTGGAGGATGCGAGAAAACAGAAATTACTTACGCAAGCCGAGGCGCTCAATCAAGGTACGATAGCGGTCAACACTGCTGCCTCGCAGATAATCCAGCAGCTTGCGGCGTTTGCTGACCAGCTTTAGCAGACCACGGCGGGAATGATGATCCTTGGCATGGGTCTTGAAATGACCGGTAAGATCGTTGATGCGTGCAGTCATAAGGGCAACTTGCACTTCGGTCGAACCGGTGTCGCCCGTGGCTTTTTGATAATCCTGCACAATTTGTGCCTTTTGGGTGCTGTTCATTGACATAGTTTTCTCCACAAATAAAACGCGTTATTTTACCTTGTATTATGAGATATTCTCAAGTAATTCTCGCAGGTTAGCACCTGCGAAAAAATTCTGTTACACCGTACTCTCGACAATGAGCCTTTTGGGTGCAATCTTGCCGTCATCCGCAATCTCGCCAATGCCGACAAGGCACTTGTCTTCATCGTACAAAACCACTACTCCATCATGCACCTGCTTCGGCATCCAGATCGCCTGCCCTTGCCGAAAATAATAGGCGCTTTCCTGGTCCAGTATTATTTTTGGCAGCCCATTCAGCAGGCAGTCCGGCGGCAAAAGCCGTGCGTCCCTGGCTTCCAGGTCCAACCCATCGAGTTGCTCCAGGGTCACCGTTTGGCCAATTTCAAAACTGCCAATGCGCGTGCGCCTTAATGCCTGCATAAAGGCGCCACACCCTAGTACACGGCCCAAATCTTCCGCCAACACCCGAATATAGGTACCCTTGCTGCACGCAACCGTAACGCTCAACTCGTCACCAGCAAAGCTATCCAGAGTTAAGCTGTAAATCGTCACTGGCCGCGCCGCCCGTTCTATCTCAATCCCGGCACGGGCATAAGTATAAAGCGCCTTACCCTGAAATTTGAGTGCAGAATGCATTGGTGGCACCTGAAAAATAGGGCCAATAAACTGTTGCAACGCCTGTTCCACTTGGCCAAGCGATAGATCCACGGCTTTGCTGCTGGTCACTTCCCCCTCAGAGTCACCCGTGGTGGTGGTTTTCCCCAGTTTGAAAACCGCCTGATAGGTTTTGCCGGCATCCAGCAGAAACTGCGAAAACTTGGTCGCCTCGCCAAAGCAGATCGGCAACAAGCCCGTTGCTATCGGATCCAGGTTTCCGGTGTGCCCGGCCTTGGCGGCTTGATACAGTCGTTTGGCCTGCTGCAGAGCGCCATTCGACGAAATTCCGTAAGGCTTATCCAGCAGCAGAACACCGCTGATAGGACGCTTGATCCGTTTAAACTGCAATGGGCTATTCTTCTCGTTGATGCGCTTTATCTGAGGAAACCGCCTCGTCGATCAGTTGGGACAGACGAACCCCATGCTCGACGGAAGTATCATAGATAAAATGCAGCTGGGGCATGATCCGCAGCTTCATACGGTGCGCCAACTGCGAACGCAGGAAGCCGGCAGCATGCTCGAGGCCAGCCTGCGCCTTAGGTGCCTGCTCAGCTGCCTTCATCGTGGTGAAATACACCTTGGCATGGGCATAATCCGGGGTCACCTCAACACCAGTCAAGGTCACCATGCCGACACGGGGATCCTTTACTTCCATCTGGATCAGATCCGCCAGTTCGCGCTGAATTTGCTCGGCTACCCGGCTGGTTCGCAGAAAAGCTTTACCCATGATGGCACTTCCAGGTTATCCGTTGCATAAATCGGCGCCTAAAGGCTACGCGCAACTTCAATCATCTCATAAGCTTCGAGGTGATCGCCGACATTGAGATCGTTAAAGCCCTTCAGTGACAATCCGCATTCAAAACCGGATTTCACTTCCTTCACATCGTCCTTGAAACGTTTGAGGGAGTCCAACTCGCAAGTATGGATCACCACGCTATCACGCAACACTCGCACCATAGAACCACGTTTTATGGTGCCGTCGAGCACATAGCAACCAGCAACCGTACCCACCTTCGAAATCTTATACACTTCACGAACTTCCACCAAGCCGAGTACACTTTCTTTGCGCTCTGGCGCCAGCATGCCTGACAGCGCAGCTTTGATCTCATCCACCGCATCGTAAATAATAGTGTAGTAGCGTACATCCACTCCGGCGGACTGGACCAGCTTGCGTGCAGTCGCATCAGCCCGCGAGTTAAAGCCGATTACCACGGCTTTCGAAGCCAGAGCCAGATTGATATCGGACTCGGTAATCGCACCTACTCCGCTATGAATGATATTAACCTTAACTTCGTCGGTGGAAAGTTTCTGCAGTGCATGAGCAAGAGCTTCGTAGGAGCCTTGAACATCGGTCTTGATGATCAGCGGCAAAACTCTGACCTCGCCCTCACCCATCTGATCGAACATATTCTCAAGTTTCGCCGCATGCTGTTTGGCCAACTTCACGTCACGGAACTTACCCTGGCGGAACAACGCGATCTCACGCGCCTTGCGCTCGTCGTTCAGCACGATCACATCCTCGCCCGCCATCGGCACCTCTGACAAACCCTGGATCTCTACGGGAATGGAAGGCCCGGCCTCTTTCACCATGTCGCCGTTTTCATCCAGCATGGCCCGTACGCGACCGAAGGCCCCGCCAGCCAGAAGCATGTCGCCCGCCTTAAGCGTTCCAGTC
Proteins encoded:
- the rbfA gene encoding 30S ribosome-binding factor RbfA, producing the protein MGKAFLRTSRVAEQIQRELADLIQMEVKDPRVGMVTLTGVEVTPDYAHAKVYFTTMKAAEQAPKAQAGLEHAAGFLRSQLAHRMKLRIMPQLHFIYDTSVEHGVRLSQLIDEAVSSDKAHQREE
- the folD gene encoding bifunctional methylenetetrahydrofolate dehydrogenase/methenyltetrahydrofolate cyclohydrolase FolD; translation: MTAKNLDGKALSEQILQQVRQGVEARLVAGKRAPALAVILVGAEPASAIYVRNKRRSCETANVRSVSHDLPAATTQETLLALIDQFNDDPGIDGILVQLPLPQHIDPETVIERIHPDKDVDGFHPYNIGRLALRIPVLRPCTPHGVMTLLKTTGENLKGKHAVIVGASNIVGRPMGLELLLAGCTVTTTHRFTRDLPAFIRQAEILVVAVGKPKFIQGEWIREGATVIDVGINRLPDGSICGDVEFEEARQRAAWITPVPGGVGPMTVATLLENTLTAAQRHAP
- a CDS encoding GGDEF domain-containing protein; amino-acid sequence: MPTFTNPTDIARETLKLLSVRRLLPTPENYQKIYDETSGKPSGGGNQGADQALQKILQGLAKKNPALSKTLALIDKAIGERDWKEFESGMSALVGQSGGEEASWANLIRELLKQWDLKQSGLPIARKKEGVERVLINFASDSRNLHKKLQALVNAWAKNPAGQAGMQMDEGASDSEEAEPGRVAQISTPVAGVKALAVSADALSKDNFRLLREMLAQTLETGIVPHLTQFPELAGEANKLAVTVRVAESPDALEKLSRSLKQFWIKLELRGESDAVIMDGLLKLLKLLVDNISELSLDDQWLHGQIAVVQEIISQPLNPRVIYDVERSFKELIYKQGALKQGLNDAKTTLKNMVTSFIGRLGEMSSSTSEYNKRIEGYSEQISKTDDINQLNRILENLMSDTKGMQVDMQRSRDEMEETRKQVEASENKIRELEAELDKTTSLVHEDFLTGTLNRRGMEDAFQREFARSERTHTPLCVALFDIDYFKRLNDTYGHDAGDDALVHLVHVVKETLRPTDVIARFGGEEFVIILPETGVEEGMKTMMRLQRELTKKFFLHKNEKVLITFSAGIALRQPDESADAIISRADQALYKAKAAGRNRVFAAE
- the flgA gene encoding flagellar basal body P-ring formation chaperone FlgA, with the translated sequence MIRKTVDHFVRQNTAELPGEVTSTVGAIDPRLQLPSCDTPEAFLPSGSRLWGNSTVGVRCQSATPWTIYVPVSVRIMAQTAVATRPLSAGQTVSPADVAMQGNDLSQLPPGVITDPELAIGKTVIYSASTGQPFRHDMLRAPKVIQQGQTVKLMAKGNGFQVTSEGKALANATLGQVVSVRTQSGEVISGIAKQNGVVEVNF
- the flgB gene encoding flagellar basal body rod protein FlgB, with protein sequence MISGIDKEIGFLRDALNLRANRQQMLASNIANADTPNYKARDINFATELQRAQGAQVGNLAMNVTSAGHMKTFAGTQNVQALYRAAVQPSIDGNTVDMDVERAQFTDNAIHYQFLLDSLGSKFKTMQAAIQGQ
- the dksA gene encoding RNA polymerase-binding protein DksA — protein: MSAELRKQFTPYVPKKNEEYMNTRQLAHFRKILEDWKGELSQDIDRTVHTMQDEATIFADPNDRASQESDMALELRNRDRERKLIKKINETIGKIEAEDYGYCESCGVEIGLKRLEARPTATLCIDCKTLDELREKQVAK
- a CDS encoding HAD family hydrolase, giving the protein MLKALIFDVDGTLADTERDGHRLAFNAAFREFGLDWEWDVPLYGKLLEVTGGKERIRFYVERFRPDYSKPKDFDDLVVALHKAKTGHYVELLSQGGIPLRSGVKRLLNEARDAGIRLAIATTTTPENVTALLGNTLGGDPAEWFEVIAAGDIVPAKKPAADIYFWALDKMKLDAADCLALEDSENGVRASVGAGLKTVVTINDYTLDHDFSGVVAVLSDLGEPGQPFRMMKGEATDQGCVDLDLLRRWHAAG
- the rpsO gene encoding 30S ribosomal protein S15 — encoded protein: MSMNSTQKAQIVQDYQKATGDTGSTEVQVALMTARINDLTGHFKTHAKDHHSRRGLLKLVSKRRKLLDYLRGSSVDRYRTLIERLGLRK
- the truB gene encoding tRNA pseudouridine(55) synthase TruB — encoded protein: MQFKRIKRPISGVLLLDKPYGISSNGALQQAKRLYQAAKAGHTGNLDPIATGLLPICFGEATKFSQFLLDAGKTYQAVFKLGKTTTTGDSEGEVTSSKAVDLSLGQVEQALQQFIGPIFQVPPMHSALKFQGKALYTYARAGIEIERAARPVTIYSLTLDSFAGDELSVTVACSKGTYIRVLAEDLGRVLGCGAFMQALRRTRIGSFEIGQTVTLEQLDGLDLEARDARLLPPDCLLNGLPKIILDQESAYYFRQGQAIWMPKQVHDGVVVLYDEDKCLVGIGEIADDGKIAPKRLIVESTV
- the pnp gene encoding polyribonucleotide nucleotidyltransferase, which produces MSHIKKSIAFGRHTLTLETGEIARQASGAIMVSLDDTVVLVTVVGAKSVKPGQDFFPLTVDYQERTYAAGRIPGGFFKREGRPSEKEILTSRLIDRPLRPLFPEGFYNDVQIVATVMSSESEIDSDIPALIGASAALAISGIPFNGPIGAARVAYVNGEYVLNPTATELKASQLDLVVAGTESAVLMVESEAMELPEDVMLGAVVFGHDEMQAVINLINELADEVAAAPWDWKAPEQDQTLIEKIAQLAQAELNEAYKVRQKQDRYQKIDAIRSRVLGELLTEDMDTARVNQIKGIFENLEAKIVRSQILEGEPRIDGRDTRTVRPITIRTGVLPRVHGSVLFTRGETQALVVATLGTGRDEQTIDALQGEYKDRFLLHYNFPPYATGECGRVGTPKRREIGHGRLAKRALVAALPSPEEFGYTMRVVSEITESNGSSSMASVCGGCLALMDAGAPMKAHVAGIAMGLIKDGNRFAVLTDILGDEDHLGDMDFKVAGTDRGITALQMDIKILGITKEIMQVALSQAREGRMHILGIMHEAVPHARQEMSAYAPRIITIKINPEKIRDVIGKGGAVIRALTEETGTTIDITEDGTVNIACLSSEAGDLAKRRIEELTAEVEVGRTYEGKVIKMLDFGAIVSVLPGKDGLLHISQIAHERVNAVSDHLSEGQVVKVKVLEADEKGRLRLSMKALIEAPVVAKKPEGSEA